A segment of the Lycium ferocissimum isolate CSIRO_LF1 unplaced genomic scaffold, AGI_CSIRO_Lferr_CH_V1 ctg12864, whole genome shotgun sequence genome:
ttttattaaaagtagtccacttttaaaaaaaacacaaacCTGGGGCTTCTCATCgaaagtactttttttaaaagcattttcaagaaaagcaaTTCTCAAAAATAAGCCAATCGCTAGGCCAAACAAGCTCTcttaattccatcatatgttttaaatttttaaactccattttttaattataactaaagtgatggtacataaaatacattttatatatgttgctatatataataacaattagaatgtttttaaaagttattttcaaaatacaaaccttaaagactggcTAATTAAAATGAATACATATGGCATGATTAATTGAAGGTCAAATGTAGGTAGGCAAAATTATAAGTATTTAAATCAAAATTCATTGATAAGATAATGTATGTTTTACACTAAAATTAAATGACTTGATTTCAATAAAATTCCCAAATATGTGTCTCTCACTCTGTCCGAATCGATGcggcacatttttttttttgtgttcacCAAAAAGAATATCACATTTTTATAACTAGAAataacttaactttaaaattctcCTTTacacttaaggaaattatttgtATCCAAGCCACACACACCAATATCTAAGGTTTATTTGAGctataagtttcaaaaatcttcatttctttcttaaattttatgtcAATCAAACGGTGTCAAATAAATTGAGAAGGAGGCGTATTAAACTATAAATTtataagtaatatatatatatatatatatatatatatatatatatatatatatatatatatatatatatatatatatatgaatgtccATATAGCCTAAGTTTTCCTCATGTCCTAAATAAGAATAGGTATCTGTAAATTTAGTGGCATGtaggaaatgaagaaaatgaagcaaCACAAGTTTGATTTTAACTCTTGGTGTTGTCATTGATGACTTCATCAAGAGATTTACCATCTCTATAAATAGATGGTTAAATTCTCATTTGAAAACATACATCAACAAGAAGTGAAATACAATCTCTCCCTCCTTTCTACAAAGTTATTAGTTTATTTCCAATTATATagttttataacacgttatcagcacgagactaTGCCGCCTCAAGAAATTTTTTGAAGGCTAAGGTATTATTTTTATTCTCTCCATTTTATGGCTAACCTTACAAAACTAGAGTTCATTTTCCTTGATATTTCGGGCAAGAATTATCTATTATGGGTGCTAAATGCTAAAATCAATCTGGATGCTATGGGTCTTGGAGacaccattaaaaaaaaaaaaaacatccaaCCAAGAAAATGCCAAGGCTATGATATTCTTGCGTCATCACCTTGATGAGGACCTGAAGATTGAATATCTTActattaaggatccgctcatTTTATGAAAAAACTTGAAAGAAAGGTATGACCACCTGACGATGGTCTTGCTCCCAAAAGCACGACACGAATGGATCAATCTAAGGCTACAAGATTTCAAATCAGTTATGAAGTATAACTCTGAGATGTTCAGAATTACTTCTATATTGACACTATGTGGAGAAACGATTAGTGATTCTGATAAGCTGGAAAAGACGTTCTCCACTTTTCATGCCTCGAATGTGCTCCTGCAGCAGCAATATCGAGAGAAAGGTTTCACAAATTATTGTGATTTGATTGCTCATCTTCTTGTGGCTGaacaaaataatgatttgttGATGAAAAATCACGAGAATCGACCTACTGGCACTGCACCACTCCCTGAAGTGAATGAGGTGTATGCCCACTACTCTAGGCGTGGAAAAGGTCGTGGCCCCAGTCGTGGTCATGGTTGTGGTCGTGATAGTGGTCGTAGTCGTGATAATGGTCAAGGAAGAAATTATTTCCCTGGCGTTAATCATTCTTCAAAGAAAAATTACTaccaaaaggggaaaaagaaggaTGAGGCATGAAGTGCCAGAAGCACGTGGCTTAGAAAATAAATGCTATCGTTGTGGTGgaagtgaaattaaaaaaaaaaaaaaacaaagggatCTTCTATTATGTCTAAACCCTTGGTCACATGTATGTTGAGAAGTTAGTTTTGTTTTTAACAAGAAACATCTgttactattatttttcttgtttccaGATTTCGTACAATTAGTAGTATTTTAAATACATAAGATgtttaaagaaaattaaatggtAGTTTAATTAGACTAATACTCTTGTGTTGTATCCTAATGGGTGTTTTTGCACGTGTGTATATAAATTGTACTATTTTTCACAGTGCATTTAATATCACATATTGGTCCTCAGCAGAAAGTAAACATTGGTTTGTTACATTCCTTAATCTTCACTTTGTACATTCTAATAATCCTAATATTtaatgtatatttattttaccTTATGTATGTCATTTCATTTGAAGATATGGATAACTCTCAAAGCAAGTTTGGATTAAAATTCAGTTATGAAGATATTTGTTTGATTGATTCTGCTACTACACACACGATATTTAAagataagaaatatttttctcatttactTATAGGTAAGGCAAATGTTAATACCATTTCTGGTAGTACTAATTTGATTGAAGGCTCTGAAAGAGTCACCATAATTTTGCCTAAAGGAACAAAACTCATTATAAACGATGCCATGTTCTCTCCTAAGTCTCGAAGGAACCTATTAAGTTTTAAAGATATCTGCAAAAATGGATATCATATTAAGACAATGGATAAGATGAATCTTGAATATCTTGGTATCACCAAGAATTTCTTGGGCTAGAAATATGTTATAGAAAAGTTTCCCGCTTTATCTTTTGGCTTATATTGGACAAAAATTAGTGCAATTGAGGCACATTCTAttgtaaaccagaagtttactaaTTCCAATACTTTCGTACTTTGGCATGATCGACTAGGACATCCCGGATCTATAATGATGAGGCGAATTATAGAAAATTCAAATGGGCATCCATTAAAGAACCTGAAGATTCTTTCAAATGATGAATTTTCTTGTACTGCTTGTTATCAAGGCAAGTTAACTATTAAGTCATCACCAACAAAAGTTGGGATTGAGTCCCCTGCATTTTTGGAACGCATACATGGGGATATCTGTGGACCTATTCACCTCCCTAGTGGGTCGTTTAAATATTTTATGGTCCTAATAGATGCTTCTTCTAGATGGTCTCATGTGTTCCTACTATCTTCTCGCAATCTGGCGTTTGCAAAATTGTTGTCACAAATAATTCGATTACGGGCACAGTTTCCTGATAATCAGATCAAGTCTATTCGCCTTGACAATGCTACTGAGCTTTCATCCCAAGCatttaatgattattgtttgtcAATTGGGATAAAAGTTGAACATCCTGTAGCTCATGTTCACACTCAAAATGGTCTTGCAGAATCATTAATTAAACGTCTGCAGTTGATCACAAAACTATTACTGATGAAAACAAGGTTACCCACTTTCTTCTATTCGGTTTAAAAAAGGTTAAAGAACActtgtttttaagaaaaatcgATAAACTATCATAAATTCTGTGTGTTACAATTAGTTTTTAGTCAAGAACCTAATATATCCATCTAAGAATTTTTAGTTGGGAAAGTATATGTGCATCCGTAGCACCACCACATCATACTAAGATGGGAACCAAAGAAGGTTAGGAATATATCTTGGGTTTGAATCATTACCTCCATTATTCAAAATGCTACCATTGAACCACTAGATGGGAGATTTGTATATATTtcgtataaaaatgtatttgatCGAGACactttttcataaaaattaagggagaaaatatatgaaatcgGAAGAGAAATTTTGTAAGGATAATCCATCATTATATCATCTTGACAAAgacgttatatatatgttagtgcaAGGttcaaaagaatatatattaaaaaaaaagcaaatcaaatatgtaaatatatatatatatatatatatatatatatatatatatatatcaaggctATGAAGAGAATGTGCGTCTAATGTCCCCGTAGGACCATCTACTAGTTATCGTAACTAATGAGTAAACCACAtatttcaagtgtaaaagagTGTAGACAAAAATGTATGGAGAATTCTATAGGATCAAAATcctagaaaataaaaatgtaaaaataatttaagacaACACTATGAAAGAACCTCATAAAGGAATTCAAGATTTGAGCAATCCTATGATCCTTGAAGAGATCAATGAGCCTGAGACCCAAGAAAATGAGGAACTATTAATAAATTCAATTGATGATGAAAACAATTTGAATCGATTAGAAAATGAGTGGATTATGTctctaaagaataaaagatttatAATGTTGCAACAAGAATTATGCAAGAATATGGATTTCTGAACCTCAATGTATTAGGAGAATAATATAAAAGATGCGATTGGCCAAAGTGGCAAGAAGCAATTAAATCGATTGAATTCACTTGCCAAACATGAAGTTTTTGGACAAAGCATTTATAGTCCAAACACCTAAGGACATTAAAGCGTTGGTTATAAATGGGTCTTTGTAAAGCgtaaaagaaatgagaaaaatgaaatacaaagaTACAAGGCACGCATTGTTGCACAAGAATTTTCACAAAGAGTTTATGTTTTGTCGATTATGAAGAAACATACTCACCGGTTATGGATGCGATAACATTACATTAGCTCATTAGTTTCTGTTCCTTCCATGAGCGTCATCTTGAGATGCATTTGATGGATATGGTTACGTATAACAAATCTTTATGGGTCACTTGATAGTGagatatatatgaaaataaacgAAGGATTTAACACGCTTGAAGACAAATGTAGTTCAAAGCCATAAAACTGGTCTCAATCCCATTTTGCATAAATCATTATCTTCCCACACTTAATCGGGGAGGCATGGTATAACCGTCTTAGTAAGTATTTATCGAAGGAAGGTTGTATAAATGATGTCATTTGCCCATGTgtttttataaagaaaacaaCATCGGGATTCGTTGTACTTgctgtttatgttgatgacataaacCTTATTGAACTAATCCTAATAGgcaaaataagaaagaagagaaccGAACCAGCttcaaagaaagaatttgagatAAAAGATCTTGGAAAGGCAAAATCATGTCTTGGTTTGCAAATTGAACATTTGACAAATGGCATTTTTGTCCATCAATCTGCCTATACAGAGAAAGTGTTGAAACGGTTTTATATGGATGAAGCAAATCCATTAAGTACTCCTATGGTTGTTCGATCGCTTGATGTGAATAAAGATCCGTTCCAGCCTCAAGAAAAGAATGAGGAAATTCTtggtttaaaattttaaatatcacGCAATTGGTGCATTCATAATATATCAAGAACAATACCACAAGGAAAAACATAAGTGTGAATATAGCATTTAAAAGCTAATATGTTAGCAAGATATAGTTGTGCTCCTGATAACGATCAATCTTCCAAGAATGGAATTAAACGCATATTGCGGTATCTAAAATGGACTATCGATTTGGACTACAAAGCGAAAATCTATCGTTTACATCGGCCATCAAATAGTATTGTCGAgataatagctattcatgaagcgaGCCGCGAAGTTGTGGGCCGAGGTCAATGATATATCTCATTCGAGAAAAGTGTGGTTTGAAATGTGATAAAATACCCACAATCTTATATGAAGATAATAGCAACCAAGCATTGCTCAATTGAAGGGAGGATTCATAAAAGGAGATGAAAAacacatttcaccaaagttgttcttcacacacgagctacaaaagaatggtgatataAACAACAAATGCAACAAATTCGTTCAAGTGATTATATGACTGATTTGTTCACTAAGTCTTTACCAACTGCAACTTTCGAGAAAATGATGCACAAGATCGGAATGCGAAGGCTCAAGTATTTGGACTGAATTTCTCATCAGGGGGAGTCAATACATGCTGTACTCTTTTCCATACAAGGTTTTGTCCCACTGAGTTTTTCTTataagatttttaatgaggcaaccaaaaTGTATATTATTAGAAAgatgtactctttttccttcactagaatttttcccactggattttttctagtaaggtaTATTATTAGAAATATGAGTATTTTTTTCTCAACTGTCAAAAGTCCTTCATCATAGGTCCCCCTACCTGAAAAATCGGTAATGCAAAACAATCAGCTAAATGTCCCTTCCTTCAAAGATTCGACACAGCTCCTctctttcttctctcctaagtaTAAGCCCGTCAACCGGTTTGGGTTTACCGGTCTCAAAGCGAATCGGGATCGgtaaaatataattaactagGAACATTTAATATATCttgtaaaatttcaattttttgggACCGGAAGATATGAAAATGTATTGCTATAAAGTTAAACCGAAacgaattatttttttattttattttgtaaatgTGCAAAATAATGACTCGGATCGTTGGCCAACGGTCCATTGCAAAAATGGTCGAAAAATGCCAAATGATTCCAAACCCCattttgcccccccccccccccccccccccaaccccccaaacttttttaaaaaaaatattttaacccATCctccacccctatataaacccctctccatttccattttaattcacaccaattcactttctctttctctcaatctctcaattatagttactttgcaacaattagctactttaaatttttctcaattaaatattataaagtcttattatagtttcaattattaattttgcaattataatattattggtggagttggtgattttgcaacaatccgaagtagctttggtggatttgcaattctagccgccttcactttgttagAAATTAGTCCgacaatttggtaccttcgttccaactctacctttattttttgcaatttattttcttgtgatttatttgagtgtgatttaaattagttctatttaataatggcgaagagatttagacgtggtgccggtagtagtggtattgttagggggggtttaatgaggaaacatttgtggaagaaacacctaatttaggtattgatgttggtggaaataatccacttttagatcatgaggcaatgcaacaacattataccgacacttttaatgaaattgatgatgatgatgatgaaacacattgggttctcttttaaatccttatttaaaatgtcttatactagagcattggttggtcaaatttatacttttttagaaattgaagaggaTGTCGAACCATCTTTAGCTAACGCCGAGCTCCCGATTGATGCCGAGTTTGAAAAAGgttttagtcattattctaatttgaaagaaaatgctacaaccgttgctccacgccttactacttctcaaaggagcaaaaagggcttgtcgggtttgtcgcatttaaaaggtttacattcacatccaactccttctcataatgcaaactttgatgaatatcgcTTTTATTTGATGGGTCCAAATGTGAATATAAGGAACTAGAtgatttggacgtcttagcatggtggaagaaatacaaggcaagttatccgatactttcaagaatgacTCGAGATATTCTTACGATTCAAAGgttatcaaccgtggcttcggagagtgcatttaaccaaggaagacaacaaattggagaccatagacactcattatccggatttagcttacaagtactagtgtgcattcgcgattggattagatcggagcgacgcaaccaaaacttacaagcggtggaaggcgaagagaaagagattgaagatttgatagcaagtggagcggaccaaatggaagactttggaGATATCTCTatgaccgaatatgatatgggggaaattaaccaaatgattgacaattggtgattttattattctactatttctttgcaactcatgtattatttgcaagttaaaaaaactaCAAGATATAGTTcgtatccaagaatgaataaaatatatggctcattgagttttcttctatttatttgtgttcatatttttacttatattaagttaggaatatacctaaaatatactaagaatatacttataatagacatctacttaaattaaaaactagaaagttatatacttgaaaaataactaaaatatactaagaatatacttataatataaatatacttaatttataaaatacggTTTTATATAACCtaatatatattgatatatataatatatatatatatatatatatatatatatatatttataagtatatatcttcacatataacttaaatatatatatatatatatatatatatatatatatatatatatatatgtataactataaatagtatacatataacttaaacatatataataaatatatattgatataaactttatttataaacttatataacatatataaatatacctacaatataatatataaatactataatatatatataatatacaaataaaaaaaaataatatatatatatatatatatatatatatatatatatattttttacaaaaaaaaaaaaaaaagtccttcATCATAGGTCCCCGGTTTCTGAAAACGGTAATGCAAAACAATCGGTTTATTAATGTCCGGTCCTTCAAAGATTCAAACCGGATGACAGGCTTACCTAAGTATCTTCCAAATATTGAACtttcttccctctttcttttttttagcttatttctttctttttcttctgtcttttgtgtgtgtgtgaattaGCATTTGAAACTTTTTCACCATTTAGTTAGGAGTCAAATTTGTCCTTAATATATGACTCATATTCTTATCTTTAGTTAGTTTTGTTAATCGAAGTGTCAGAATTTTATTTCACTCTTTAAAATAACAATTTCCGTATGCGACATGAAACATCAATCAAGGATTGAATAGTGGAGTGAACTagactaccaaaaaaaaaaaaatcaatcaatcaaGGATTGAATAGTGGAGtgaactagaaaaaaaaaaaaaaaaaaaccactacAAGATTGAAACTCCTGTGTACACGCCTGATAGTATGGAAAAAGGTTCTGTATTTTGAAAGGAAACAGATGGAATAATTTGAAGTAGGTAATAAGTGAAAGTAAAAGGAATTGTTACTTTATTGCTTTTATGTTCCATCATCTGTTCAGTAATTTCTTCATGTTCAGCTGTATGactattttataaagatttgaatTGTTAGTTAAAGTTGTAATTTAAATTGTTAGTTCAGCTCATTGATGTTCAAACTGTATAACTATACTCTTATATAgttgattatattttttattaagatATTCATGCGTGAGCCTAATTCTTTATGATAATTGGTTGCAGCGATGACTGACGATGTAGCTTATCCCTCGTTATTTTATATGCTGATCTTTGATTCATGTTATTTTGAGATCATATCATATTCAAAGTTTAGTTCAATTTGGTATTGTTCTCATGGCTCGCATTGAAACAAACTTTTACCATTTGAATCTACGtcgatatatgtcatagtactgaatatttattatcttctcatatatacacgtatgcactccaattttaattctccgacacacatatttatttcctctgtacacttttacttgttcacttttgacctTTCACATTCTTGTATCgcatatttattctcttctcacgtatacatgtatgcacttttacttgttcactttt
Coding sequences within it:
- the LOC132042028 gene encoding uncharacterized protein LOC132042028 is translated as MVLLPKARHEWINLRLQDFKSVMKYNSEMFRITSILTLCGETISDSDKLEKTFSTFHASNVLLQQQYREKGFTNYCDLIAHLLVAEQNNDLLMKNHENRPTGTAPLPEVNEVYAHYSRRGKGRGPSRGHGCGRDSGRSRDNGQGRNYFPGVNHSSKKNYYQKGKKKDEA